A stretch of the uncultured Cohaesibacter sp. genome encodes the following:
- a CDS encoding NADP-dependent isocitrate dehydrogenase yields MASQSNPDIIYTIVDEAPELASASLLPIIRSFASAAGIEVGTKDISLAGRILSAFPEYLNDDQKQSDDLSELGELVKTPDANIIKLPNVSASVPQLLAAIEELQGQGYDLPNYPEEPKNATERKVKARYDAIKGSAVNPVLREGNSDRRSAKAVKNYAQNNPHSMGAWSADSKTRVASMPGDDFYANERSATITAQQAGEARIEFVSKGGDITVLKDNWMLQAGTVTDATFMSADALSRFLAAEIDKTKEEGIMFSLHMKATMMKVSDPIIFGHAVRAWLAPIFEKHGEALAAAGVNVNSGMGDVLARIADMPNGAEIQKEIDALAKDRPSMYMVDSDKGITNLHVPSDVIIDASMPALIRAGGKGWNEAGKKGDVNCIIPDNCYAPIYDESIKFFKENGALDPATAGAVANVGLMAQKAEEYGSHPTTFEAAEAGTIRIVLANGDTLHAHVVEAGDIWRACTVNKAPIENWIELAIERQRLTGSEAIFWLDEKRAHDAELIKYVVPALEKAGVSDKFQIMAPREATRASLETITAGKDSIAVTGNVLRDYLTDLFPILELGTSAKMLSIVKLMNGGGLFETGAGGSAPKHVQQLVEENHLRWDSMGEFCALGESFNFLAESKGNKKAGVLGAAAEVATQGVLDNNKSPSRKVGEPDNRDSHYWFARYWAEALHAQKDDNALAKKFGPIAKKLIDGEKAILEEFKAVQGKPADIGGYYKPDSKKKADVMRASKTLNAIIK; encoded by the coding sequence ATGGCCTCTCAATCTAATCCAGATATCATTTACACCATTGTTGACGAAGCGCCTGAGTTGGCGAGCGCCTCGCTTTTGCCAATCATCAGATCGTTTGCTTCGGCTGCCGGTATCGAGGTTGGTACCAAGGATATTTCGCTTGCTGGCCGAATACTTTCTGCATTTCCTGAATATCTCAATGATGATCAGAAGCAGAGCGATGATTTGTCTGAGCTGGGTGAGCTGGTTAAAACGCCAGACGCCAATATCATCAAACTGCCAAATGTTTCTGCCTCCGTGCCACAATTGTTGGCCGCGATCGAAGAGCTTCAGGGGCAGGGCTATGATCTGCCAAACTATCCCGAGGAGCCAAAGAATGCGACCGAACGCAAGGTCAAGGCGCGCTATGACGCGATCAAGGGCTCTGCGGTGAACCCGGTTTTGCGCGAAGGCAATTCCGATCGTCGGTCCGCCAAGGCGGTGAAAAATTACGCCCAGAATAACCCCCATTCCATGGGTGCCTGGAGTGCTGACAGCAAGACCCGCGTTGCCTCCATGCCGGGCGATGACTTCTATGCCAATGAACGCTCCGCCACCATCACGGCGCAGCAGGCAGGTGAAGCCCGGATCGAGTTTGTCTCTAAGGGCGGTGACATCACCGTTCTCAAAGACAACTGGATGCTTCAGGCAGGCACTGTTACTGATGCGACCTTCATGTCCGCGGATGCCTTGTCGCGCTTCCTTGCGGCAGAAATCGACAAGACCAAAGAAGAAGGCATCATGTTCTCGCTGCATATGAAGGCGACCATGATGAAAGTGTCCGATCCGATTATCTTCGGTCATGCGGTGCGTGCGTGGTTGGCTCCGATCTTCGAGAAACATGGCGAGGCGCTGGCGGCTGCCGGTGTCAATGTCAATTCCGGCATGGGTGACGTGCTGGCTCGCATTGCGGACATGCCAAATGGGGCTGAAATCCAGAAGGAAATCGACGCGCTGGCCAAAGACCGTCCCTCGATGTATATGGTCGACAGCGACAAGGGCATCACCAACCTGCATGTGCCATCAGACGTGATTATCGATGCGTCCATGCCTGCGCTCATCCGCGCTGGCGGCAAGGGCTGGAACGAAGCGGGCAAGAAGGGTGATGTCAACTGCATCATTCCTGACAATTGCTATGCACCGATCTATGACGAGAGCATCAAATTCTTCAAGGAAAATGGTGCTTTGGACCCGGCGACCGCCGGTGCCGTGGCCAATGTGGGCCTGATGGCGCAGAAGGCCGAGGAATATGGCTCCCATCCAACCACGTTTGAAGCCGCTGAAGCGGGCACCATTCGCATTGTGCTGGCCAATGGCGACACCTTGCATGCCCATGTGGTTGAAGCTGGTGACATCTGGCGTGCCTGCACCGTCAATAAAGCTCCGATCGAGAACTGGATTGAACTGGCAATCGAACGTCAGCGTCTGACCGGTTCGGAAGCAATCTTCTGGCTTGATGAAAAGCGCGCGCATGATGCCGAGCTGATCAAGTATGTCGTCCCTGCTTTGGAAAAAGCTGGTGTGTCCGATAAATTCCAGATCATGGCCCCACGCGAAGCAACCCGCGCGTCGCTTGAAACCATCACAGCAGGCAAGGACAGCATTGCTGTCACCGGCAATGTGCTGCGTGACTATCTGACCGACCTGTTCCCGATTCTCGAGCTTGGCACCTCGGCCAAGATGCTGTCGATCGTCAAGCTGATGAATGGTGGCGGTCTGTTCGAAACCGGTGCCGGTGGTTCTGCTCCAAAGCATGTACAGCAGTTGGTTGAAGAAAACCATCTGCGTTGGGATTCCATGGGCGAGTTCTGCGCCCTTGGTGAAAGCTTCAACTTCCTGGCTGAAAGCAAAGGCAACAAGAAAGCCGGTGTGCTGGGTGCTGCTGCGGAAGTGGCAACACAGGGGGTTCTTGACAACAACAAATCTCCATCGCGCAAAGTGGGCGAGCCGGATAACCGTGACAGCCATTATTGGTTCGCGCGTTACTGGGCAGAAGCTTTGCACGCCCAGAAGGATGACAATGCACTGGCCAAAAAATTCGGTCCGATTGCCAAGAAGCTGATCGATGGCGAAAAAGCCATTCTTGAAGAATTTAAGGCTGTTCAGGGTAAGCCTGCCGATATCGGTGGCTACTACAAGCCAGACTCCAAGAAAAAGGCTGACGTGATGCGCGCCAGCAAGACGCTGAATGCGATCATCAAGTAA
- a CDS encoding alpha/beta fold hydrolase, whose protein sequence is MKTQAPLLFRNRHINTIFGNNGPRKWLVEHRAKALNAASDPVILDCRDGVRLHGVYTPGRDTARRLAVLLHGWEGSAWSTYLQSLAVRLREEGYSIFRLHMRDHGPSHHLNHDPFLAIRLDEILDAMEQICAQYPHDKTALAGFSLGANLAARVAANIGERPIRLDQVIAASPPIDPAAAADAIQSYQIYNRYFTAKWQNSFERKIELFSDYRQHADLLKHKDILAMHDDFIPRFSEHKNAASYFRAYALSEANIARMDAPCHIVMVKDDPVIPVETLNALPNRDRLSHEIVGDGGHCGFVNGYGLTSWFDDKVVAILSRAGF, encoded by the coding sequence ATGAAGACCCAAGCTCCCCTCCTGTTTCGCAATCGCCATATCAATACCATCTTCGGCAATAACGGCCCACGCAAGTGGCTTGTTGAGCATCGGGCCAAGGCGCTGAATGCGGCGAGCGATCCGGTCATTCTGGACTGTCGTGACGGGGTGCGGCTGCATGGTGTCTATACACCGGGCCGCGACACAGCGCGACGCCTTGCGGTTTTGTTGCATGGCTGGGAGGGATCGGCCTGGTCGACCTATCTGCAATCTTTGGCGGTGCGTCTGCGTGAGGAGGGGTACAGCATTTTTCGGTTGCATATGCGTGATCACGGGCCGAGCCATCATCTCAATCATGATCCGTTTCTGGCGATCCGGCTTGATGAGATTCTCGATGCGATGGAGCAGATTTGCGCTCAATATCCCCATGACAAAACGGCTTTGGCTGGCTTTTCGCTGGGGGCCAATCTGGCAGCAAGAGTTGCAGCCAATATCGGCGAACGCCCGATCCGCCTTGATCAGGTGATCGCCGCTTCACCGCCAATTGATCCGGCCGCCGCAGCCGACGCGATCCAATCTTATCAGATTTACAATCGCTATTTTACGGCCAAATGGCAAAACTCGTTCGAGCGCAAGATCGAGCTATTTTCCGACTATCGCCAGCATGCAGATCTCCTCAAGCATAAGGATATTCTGGCGATGCATGATGATTTCATTCCGCGGTTTTCCGAGCATAAAAATGCCGCAAGCTATTTCAGGGCCTATGCGTTGAGCGAGGCCAATATCGCGCGCATGGATGCACCCTGTCATATCGTGATGGTGAAGGATGATCCGGTGATCCCCGTCGAGACCCTTAATGCGTTGCCAAATCGGGATCGGCTTAGCCATGAAATTGTCGGCGATGGCGGTCATTGCGGTTTCGTGAATGGATATGGCCTGACCAGCTGGTTCGATGACAAGGTGGTGGCGATCCTGTCGCGGGCTGGTTTTTGA
- the iolG gene encoding inositol 2-dehydrogenase, with translation MIRIGLLGAGRIGQIHARAVSALDNVEIVAVYDPFDEAAAYVQAMTGAARRTSVMEIVDDPDINAVIIASPTNQHADQIIEAAQAGKHIFCEKPIDLDLKKVRECVAEVEKAGVQLMIGFNRRFDYNFNAVKRNIDNGEVGEVELVQITSRDPEAPSAAYLKNSGGLFLDMMIHDFDMARYVLNDDIVEVFATGSVLTDPEIGKIGDLDTATATLKTAKGRIAVITNSRRASYGYDQRVEVHGSKGMVRADNLRGTSVTLATKEGYRSDPLLDFFIQRYAEAYKAELQTFCRLLAGHNEIYPDHVDGMKAIELAHAAQQSYKTGKAVKIR, from the coding sequence ATGATCCGTATCGGTCTTCTGGGCGCTGGTCGCATTGGACAAATTCACGCACGAGCGGTAAGCGCTCTTGATAATGTCGAGATTGTTGCGGTTTACGACCCATTTGATGAAGCGGCTGCCTATGTGCAGGCCATGACCGGTGCAGCTCGCCGGACCTCGGTGATGGAAATTGTCGACGATCCGGATATCAATGCGGTGATCATCGCTTCTCCGACCAATCAGCATGCAGACCAGATCATCGAGGCCGCACAAGCCGGCAAGCATATTTTCTGCGAGAAGCCGATTGATCTCGATCTGAAAAAAGTGCGCGAATGTGTGGCTGAGGTCGAAAAGGCCGGTGTTCAGTTGATGATCGGTTTCAACCGTCGCTTCGACTATAACTTCAACGCTGTCAAACGCAATATCGACAATGGGGAAGTGGGCGAAGTGGAGCTGGTGCAGATCACCTCGCGTGACCCCGAAGCCCCATCCGCAGCCTATCTGAAGAATTCTGGCGGTCTGTTTCTTGACATGATGATCCACGATTTCGACATGGCGCGCTATGTGCTTAATGATGATATCGTTGAGGTCTTTGCCACCGGTTCGGTGTTGACTGACCCTGAGATCGGCAAGATCGGCGATCTCGATACGGCGACCGCGACGCTGAAAACCGCCAAGGGCCGGATTGCGGTGATCACCAACAGCCGCCGTGCATCCTATGGCTATGACCAACGGGTGGAAGTGCACGGGTCAAAAGGCATGGTGCGTGCTGACAACCTGCGTGGCACTTCAGTGACTTTGGCCACCAAGGAAGGCTATCGCAGCGATCCGCTGCTGGACTTCTTCATCCAACGTTATGCCGAAGCCTACAAGGCAGAGCTGCAGACCTTCTGTCGCTTGCTGGCCGGTCATAACGAGATCTATCCCGATCATGTCGACGGCATGAAGGCGATTGAACTGGCTCATGCGGCGCAGCAATCCTATAAAACCGGCAAAGCGGTCAAAATCCGTTAA
- a CDS encoding YeeE/YedE family protein, whose amino-acid sequence MTDWITAPVLVAAIGLMGGITLGLAARLGRFCTLGAIEDYFYSSSDLRLRMWGIAIGVAMIGSFLLVHFNALNLDQTPYLNRHWYPMQSILGGLVFGYGMAISGNCGYGALARLGGGDLRAFVIVVVMGISAYATISGPLAYVRIWLFPDRPAQESGLGLAQDVANWTGLAPSLVGILIGVAILIAVAAPRHVRDSRSTLFWGTMIGLAIASGWWGTQWVATDSFDAVPVSSHTFSGPIGETILYIMTASGSNLSFGIGSVAGIWVGAFIGSLIKGHFRWEACEDPRELRRQIIGAGLMGVGAVTAVGCSIGQGLSAISVLAYSGPITLAAIIAGAALGLRQILVGFARPI is encoded by the coding sequence ATGACAGACTGGATCACGGCACCAGTGCTGGTGGCTGCCATTGGACTGATGGGTGGCATCACGCTTGGGCTGGCGGCGCGCCTTGGACGCTTTTGCACGCTCGGGGCCATTGAAGATTATTTCTATTCAAGCTCGGATCTGCGCCTGCGCATGTGGGGCATTGCCATCGGTGTGGCAATGATCGGTTCGTTCTTGCTTGTTCACTTCAATGCTCTCAATCTGGACCAAACCCCCTATCTGAACCGACACTGGTATCCGATGCAGAGCATTCTGGGCGGACTGGTCTTTGGCTACGGCATGGCCATTTCAGGCAATTGCGGCTATGGCGCATTGGCGCGACTGGGCGGAGGCGACCTGCGCGCCTTTGTCATTGTCGTGGTAATGGGCATCAGCGCCTATGCCACCATATCCGGCCCCCTTGCCTATGTGCGCATTTGGCTGTTTCCCGACAGACCGGCGCAGGAAAGTGGCCTTGGACTGGCGCAGGATGTGGCCAACTGGACCGGCCTTGCCCCTTCGCTTGTCGGCATTCTGATCGGCGTCGCCATCCTGATCGCCGTTGCAGCCCCGCGCCACGTCAGGGACAGTCGCTCAACCCTGTTCTGGGGCACCATGATCGGGCTTGCTATTGCGTCCGGCTGGTGGGGCACCCAATGGGTTGCCACCGACAGTTTTGATGCGGTGCCGGTCTCCTCACACACCTTTTCCGGTCCGATCGGAGAAACCATTCTCTATATCATGACCGCCTCAGGCAGCAATCTCAGTTTCGGCATCGGCTCGGTTGCCGGCATCTGGGTCGGCGCGTTCATTGGCAGCCTGATCAAGGGTCATTTCCGCTGGGAGGCCTGCGAAGACCCGCGCGAGTTGCGCCGCCAGATCATTGGCGCAGGGCTTATGGGCGTTGGCGCCGTCACGGCCGTGGGCTGCTCCATAGGTCAGGGACTGTCGGCCATTTCCGTCCTTGCCTATAGCGGCCCGATCACCCTGGCCGCCATCATTGCCGGGGCAGCTCTTGGCCTACGGCAAATTCTGGTCGGCTTTGCGCGGCCAATCTAG
- a CDS encoding metalloregulator ArsR/SmtB family transcription factor — protein sequence MPLPVFHENMDEDALEKMAQKAQTASNFLKAIGHDGRLMILCHLATGEKSVTELEDLLSARQAAVSQQLSRLRLEGLIEPRREGKSIYYRLTDDRPKQIMEVVYDLFCRDAVTGEEK from the coding sequence ATGCCGCTTCCCGTGTTCCATGAAAACATGGATGAGGATGCTCTTGAGAAGATGGCTCAGAAGGCGCAAACCGCCTCGAACTTTCTCAAGGCGATCGGCCATGACGGACGCCTGATGATTCTGTGTCATCTGGCAACGGGTGAAAAGTCGGTCACAGAATTGGAAGATCTGCTCTCTGCCCGACAGGCCGCCGTGTCACAACAGCTTTCTCGCCTGCGTCTGGAAGGTCTCATTGAGCCCCGCCGTGAAGGCAAGTCGATTTATTACCGCTTGACCGATGACCGCCCGAAACAAATAATGGAAGTTGTCTACGACCTTTTTTGTCGTGACGCGGTCACGGGCGAAGAAAAATAA
- a CDS encoding thioredoxin family protein, giving the protein MVEQEGCIWCARWNKEIGPVYPKTEEGKQAPLRRFDKHDPLPDGIHVTRGFFYTPTFVLLVDGQEKGRIEGYPGEDFFWGLLDQLVASVDKTGTAKASH; this is encoded by the coding sequence ATGGTTGAACAGGAAGGCTGCATTTGGTGCGCACGCTGGAACAAAGAAATTGGACCGGTCTACCCCAAGACTGAGGAAGGCAAACAGGCCCCGTTGCGGCGATTCGACAAGCATGATCCCCTGCCAGACGGGATCCATGTGACGCGTGGTTTCTTTTACACCCCCACTTTCGTGCTGCTTGTGGACGGACAGGAAAAAGGCCGTATCGAAGGCTATCCGGGAGAGGATTTCTTCTGGGGCCTACTTGATCAATTGGTCGCTTCTGTAGATAAAACAGGGACTGCTAAAGCAAGTCATTAA
- a CDS encoding cytochrome c biogenesis protein CcdA — MLDVTLWGALVAGLLSFLSPCILPIVPFYLSYLAGVGMNQITADATIDSAVRKRAVLAAMCFSAGVITIFMLLGLAATLFGQLVRDYFDILRWIAAGVIIIMGLHFLGVIRIGILYRQFRSDAGATSNVGYLGAYVIGLAFAFGWTPCVGPVLASILFMAAGADAATQGSLLLFAYGVGMTLPFVIAAMFIGPFMRWMAGFRKHLGLIEKLMGGLLILFGVLIATNSINWIAQWMIETFPIFSAIG; from the coding sequence ATGTTGGACGTGACGCTATGGGGCGCACTTGTTGCTGGTCTGCTGTCTTTCTTATCACCCTGTATATTGCCAATCGTTCCCTTTTATCTGAGCTATTTGGCGGGCGTGGGGATGAATCAGATAACGGCGGATGCCACAATCGATTCGGCTGTGCGCAAGCGGGCGGTTCTGGCGGCGATGTGTTTTTCCGCAGGGGTGATCACGATTTTCATGCTGCTGGGGCTGGCGGCCACCTTGTTCGGGCAACTGGTGCGGGACTATTTCGACATTTTGCGCTGGATTGCTGCCGGGGTGATCATCATTATGGGGCTCCATTTCTTGGGCGTTATTCGGATTGGCATTCTTTATCGCCAGTTCCGCAGCGATGCCGGGGCGACTAGCAATGTCGGCTACCTGGGAGCCTACGTGATCGGGCTGGCCTTTGCCTTTGGATGGACGCCTTGCGTTGGTCCGGTGCTGGCCTCGATCCTGTTCATGGCGGCTGGGGCCGACGCAGCAACCCAAGGCAGTCTGCTGCTGTTTGCCTATGGTGTGGGCATGACATTGCCATTTGTCATTGCCGCCATGTTTATTGGCCCCTTCATGCGTTGGATGGCGGGATTCCGCAAGCATTTGGGGCTTATTGAAAAGCTGATGGGCGGGCTGTTGATCCTGTTCGGTGTGCTGATTGCCACCAACAGCATCAATTGGATTGCTCAATGGATGATTGAAACCTTCCCGATCTTTTCTGCCATCGGATAA
- a CDS encoding thioredoxin family protein, whose translation MSYFSKLLLAGLVSLMTFISVSAAQAEMGDDGLHKAPWMRDTFKDLGEDLSEATAEGKRLMVIIEQRGCIYCKKMHEEVFPNPQIADFIEKNFFVVQINMFGDVEVTDFDGEALPEKDMVRKWGALFTPMLMFFPEQVSDDKPANQVTVAQMPGAFGRHTTFNLLNWIVEKGYEGEESFQKYHARKLAEQQQ comes from the coding sequence ATGTCCTATTTTTCCAAGCTGCTTCTGGCCGGTCTGGTCAGTTTGATGACCTTCATTTCCGTAAGCGCGGCGCAGGCCGAAATGGGGGACGATGGCCTGCACAAGGCGCCCTGGATGCGGGATACCTTCAAGGATCTTGGGGAGGATCTGAGTGAGGCAACCGCGGAGGGCAAACGCCTGATGGTGATCATCGAGCAAAGAGGCTGCATCTATTGCAAAAAGATGCATGAAGAGGTGTTTCCAAACCCTCAGATCGCCGATTTCATCGAGAAGAATTTCTTTGTCGTACAGATCAACATGTTTGGCGATGTGGAAGTGACGGACTTTGACGGCGAAGCCTTGCCGGAAAAAGACATGGTCCGTAAATGGGGTGCGCTTTTCACGCCAATGCTGATGTTTTTTCCTGAGCAAGTGAGTGATGACAAACCAGCAAATCAAGTAACCGTGGCGCAAATGCCCGGTGCTTTTGGTCGGCACACCACCTTCAATCTGCTCAATTGGATTGTCGAGAAAGGCTATGAGGGCGAGGAGAGTTTCCAGAAGTATCACGCTCGTAAACTGGCAGAACAACAGCAATAA
- the soxX gene encoding sulfur oxidation c-type cytochrome SoxX gives MKHILWAAGALILSSGLAQADAVKPADVMFKEGAVGTSLTGQAGNIDEGRKAFVNRKLGNCLACHENSDMSKEQFHGEVGPSLDGVADRWNEAEIRGIVVNSKKTYEGTIMPGFYVATQFPRTADKYKGKTILSAQQVEDVVAYLMTLKDK, from the coding sequence ATGAAACACATATTATGGGCTGCGGGAGCCCTGATCCTGAGCTCAGGCCTTGCACAGGCAGATGCCGTCAAGCCAGCCGATGTCATGTTCAAGGAAGGCGCCGTCGGGACATCCCTGACAGGTCAGGCTGGCAATATCGATGAGGGCCGCAAGGCGTTCGTCAACCGCAAGCTGGGCAATTGCCTTGCCTGCCATGAAAATAGCGATATGTCCAAGGAACAGTTCCACGGCGAGGTTGGACCAAGCCTTGACGGTGTGGCTGATCGTTGGAATGAAGCCGAAATCCGCGGCATCGTTGTCAATTCCAAGAAGACCTATGAAGGCACAATCATGCCCGGCTTCTATGTTGCAACGCAATTCCCGCGCACGGCGGACAAATATAAGGGCAAGACCATTTTGAGCGCCCAACAGGTCGAGGATGTGGTCGCCTATCTCATGACACTGAAAGATAAGTAA
- the soxY gene encoding thiosulfate oxidation carrier protein SoxY — protein MKFTRRDVLVLGTGAVVAVSFASLPAMASAADDAIKAFTGGKDVTEGGMELSAPEIAENGNTVPVEVSAEGAEAITLLALGNPTPAVATFKFGPLNPSQSASTRIRLAKTQDVLAIAKMKDGSFRSAKATVKVTIGGCGG, from the coding sequence ATGAAGTTTACACGCAGGGACGTGCTTGTATTGGGGACTGGGGCGGTGGTCGCAGTCAGCTTTGCAAGCCTGCCAGCCATGGCCAGCGCAGCGGATGACGCGATCAAGGCCTTTACCGGTGGCAAGGACGTAACCGAGGGAGGCATGGAGCTTTCCGCGCCGGAGATCGCTGAAAATGGCAACACCGTGCCGGTTGAAGTGAGTGCTGAAGGGGCTGAGGCGATTACCTTGCTTGCTCTTGGCAACCCGACGCCAGCGGTTGCGACTTTCAAGTTCGGACCGCTCAATCCAAGTCAGTCCGCATCCACCCGCATTCGTCTTGCCAAGACGCAGGATGTATTGGCGATCGCCAAGATGAAGGACGGCAGCTTCCGCAGTGCCAAGGCAACCGTCAAAGTGACCATCGGCGGCTGCGGCGGTTAA
- the soxZ gene encoding thiosulfate oxidation carrier complex protein SoxZ: protein MAKGVKPRVKVPRKASAGDVITIKSLISHKMESGQRKDGDGNLIPRSIINRFTCDFNGKNVIDVTLEPAISTNPYFQFEAMVPEAGEFHFSWYDDDGAVYETKKKIKIA, encoded by the coding sequence ATGGCAAAAGGTGTAAAACCACGCGTGAAGGTGCCGCGCAAGGCATCCGCCGGTGACGTCATCACCATTAAGTCGCTGATCAGCCACAAGATGGAATCCGGTCAGCGCAAGGATGGCGACGGCAATCTGATTCCACGCTCGATCATCAATCGCTTCACCTGCGATTTCAACGGCAAGAATGTGATCGATGTGACGCTGGAACCAGCGATCTCGACCAACCCCTATTTCCAGTTTGAAGCGATGGTGCCGGAAGCCGGTGAGTTTCACTTCAGCTGGTATGATGATGATGGCGCGGTCTATGAGACCAAAAAGAAAATCAAGATTGCCTGA
- the soxA gene encoding sulfur oxidation c-type cytochrome SoxA: MAKGPFILSMALGVGITMASMPAMAGEDAQLVIDGQEFVTKTEAPAHLKDHLDEIYSGWVFRSDETQALQLDDFDNPAFVFIDKATEQFDVKEGTANKACADCHANVEDFKGLRTMMPRVKNGKLQTMEDQINQCRTEQMGAEPWKWSGETMQSMVALIGLQSRGMPMNIKIDGEAKPFWEEGKKIYYTRHGQLDMACSNCHEDNYGNNIRADHLSQGQLNGFPTYRLKNAKLNSIHARLSGCIRDVRAEPYKVGSDAFRALELYVSSRGNGLSVETPAVRN; the protein is encoded by the coding sequence ATGGCAAAGGGACCATTTATCCTATCCATGGCGCTGGGCGTCGGGATCACCATGGCCAGCATGCCTGCAATGGCTGGGGAAGATGCCCAGCTGGTGATCGATGGGCAGGAATTCGTGACCAAAACCGAAGCGCCAGCGCATCTGAAGGACCATCTTGACGAAATCTATTCCGGTTGGGTGTTCCGGTCCGATGAGACGCAGGCCCTGCAGCTGGATGATTTCGACAATCCGGCCTTTGTTTTCATTGACAAGGCGACCGAGCAGTTTGACGTCAAAGAGGGAACCGCAAACAAGGCCTGTGCCGATTGCCATGCCAATGTTGAGGATTTCAAAGGTCTGCGCACCATGATGCCACGGGTCAAGAATGGCAAGTTGCAGACAATGGAAGACCAGATCAACCAGTGCCGGACCGAGCAGATGGGTGCCGAACCCTGGAAATGGAGCGGGGAGACCATGCAGTCCATGGTGGCCTTGATCGGATTGCAGTCGCGCGGCATGCCCATGAATATCAAGATCGATGGCGAAGCCAAGCCTTTCTGGGAAGAGGGCAAGAAGATCTATTATACCCGCCACGGGCAGCTTGATATGGCCTGTTCCAATTGTCATGAAGACAATTATGGCAACAATATCCGCGCCGACCATCTCAGTCAGGGGCAGTTGAATGGCTTTCCGACCTATCGTTTGAAAAATGCCAAGCTGAACTCAATCCATGCTCGTCTGTCTGGCTGTATCCGCGATGTGCGGGCCGAGCCTTACAAGGTCGGGTCTGACGCGTTCCGTGCGCTTGAACTTTATGTGTCTTCGCGCGGCAATGGTCTGTCTGTCGAGACACCAGCAGTTCGTAACTAA